The following proteins come from a genomic window of Nitrosopumilaceae archaeon AB1(1):
- a CDS encoding methylmalonyl-CoA mutase family protein yields MVVDKSFVTDSSIPIKRIYQKNAKSRPKEDSGKYPFTRGIHSDMYRSRFWTMRQYTGFGDSVLTNKRFRFMLDKGQTGLSMAFDLPTQMGHDAASPYAEGEVGKVGVSISSLQDMMTAFHKIPLGTVSSSMTINSTASTLLAYYMAVGESQGFTGKDFRGTTQNDILKEYIARNTYIYPPTPSMRLVGDMISFCAKNIPQWYPISISGYHMREAGSTAVQEIAFTLANAKAYIQMCLDRGMKIDDFAPRLSFFFCCTIEFFEEVAKFRVARRIYAKILKEEFGAKDPKSLHLKFHVQTSGESLTAQQPDNNIVRVAVQSMAAVLGGTQSLHTNSRDEALALPTQESAKIALRTQQIIANETGLVKTVDPLAGSHYLESLCDEIESQVWKYLKKIEKMGGSIKAIEKGFFQSEIRQNAYRLKKEIDSDSRVIIGVNKFIDEDETSLDILRIDDSIEKKQKIALKKLFSKRDTLKVNTALSKLQNAAEGKDNLMPYIIRAAKVYATTGEISNTFREVFGQYKPREVF; encoded by the coding sequence TTGGTAGTCGATAAATCTTTTGTAACAGATTCCTCTATTCCAATCAAGCGTATTTATCAAAAAAACGCAAAATCTAGACCTAAAGAAGACTCTGGTAAATATCCATTCACACGGGGAATACACTCCGACATGTATAGAAGCAGATTTTGGACCATGCGACAGTATACTGGTTTTGGAGATTCTGTACTTACAAACAAGCGTTTTAGATTCATGTTAGACAAGGGACAGACCGGTCTTAGCATGGCATTTGATCTTCCGACTCAGATGGGTCATGATGCCGCATCTCCTTATGCTGAAGGTGAGGTGGGCAAAGTTGGTGTCTCAATCTCTTCACTTCAAGATATGATGACTGCTTTTCACAAAATACCTCTTGGTACAGTTAGTAGCTCGATGACAATAAATTCAACTGCCTCTACACTTTTGGCCTACTATATGGCAGTAGGTGAGTCACAAGGATTCACTGGAAAAGATTTTCGAGGTACAACACAAAATGACATCCTCAAAGAGTATATTGCACGCAACACCTACATTTATCCACCGACTCCTTCTATGAGACTTGTTGGAGATATGATTAGTTTTTGTGCAAAAAATATTCCACAATGGTACCCAATATCAATTTCCGGATATCATATGAGAGAGGCAGGTTCTACTGCTGTTCAAGAGATTGCATTTACACTTGCAAATGCTAAAGCGTATATCCAAATGTGTCTAGATCGAGGTATGAAGATCGACGATTTTGCACCACGCCTATCTTTCTTTTTCTGTTGTACAATAGAATTTTTTGAAGAGGTTGCCAAATTTAGAGTGGCTCGTCGTATTTATGCTAAAATTCTCAAAGAAGAGTTTGGTGCCAAAGATCCAAAATCACTACATCTCAAATTCCATGTACAGACAAGCGGTGAATCACTTACTGCTCAACAGCCAGATAACAATATTGTGCGTGTTGCAGTACAATCAATGGCCGCTGTACTTGGCGGCACGCAATCCCTTCATACAAACTCTCGTGATGAGGCCCTTGCTCTTCCAACACAAGAGTCTGCTAAAATCGCACTTCGAACACAGCAGATAATTGCAAATGAAACTGGACTTGTAAAGACTGTAGATCCATTGGCCGGCTCTCATTATTTAGAATCTCTGTGTGATGAAATAGAGTCTCAAGTTTGGAAGTATCTCAAAAAAATTGAAAAAATGGGCGGCTCAATCAAAGCCATTGAAAAGGGATTCTTTCAATCAGAGATTCGTCAAAATGCGTATCGTCTCAAAAAAGAGATAGACTCTGATTCACGAGTAATAATTGGTGTGAATAAATTCATAGATGAGGATGAAACTAGTCTGGATATATTAAGAATAGATGATTCTATAGAAAAGAAACAAAAGATTGCTTTAAAGAAATTATTCTCTAAACGTGACACACTTAAAGTCAATACTGCACTATC
- the meaB gene encoding methylmalonyl Co-A mutase-associated GTPase MeaB gives MTVESKIRSGDRGVIAKIITQIENDPKSIKPLLGVLFKQPLTSMIVGITGPAGAGKSSLIDKLITGFKKSKLNPAILAIDPTSHITGGAILGDRIRMRCSTDSGVYIRSIASRGATGAISHSIRNCIRVLNYAKFNPIIIESAGAGQTEVSISDVSDVTIVVFNPNTGDDIQTIKAGLTEIGDIYLVNKSDLPGALQLYDAVRDYVGSHDANPHVLKTSAKTGKGISELVTIIQSVYEKKKDNLGVIHMNRLKTELRDIVLNNTRELIDSVLDSNVTYQKYLDMVLRNKLDPFSAAQRITKTLVK, from the coding sequence ATGACAGTAGAATCTAAGATTAGATCTGGAGATCGTGGAGTAATAGCCAAAATAATTACTCAAATAGAGAACGATCCCAAAAGTATAAAACCACTACTTGGAGTATTATTCAAACAACCACTAACTTCTATGATTGTTGGAATTACTGGACCTGCTGGTGCTGGTAAAAGTAGTTTGATCGATAAATTAATCACTGGATTTAAAAAATCTAAACTCAATCCTGCAATTCTAGCTATAGATCCAACAAGTCACATAACCGGTGGTGCGATATTGGGAGATCGTATACGCATGAGGTGCTCTACTGATAGCGGTGTCTATATTCGTAGTATCGCATCTAGAGGTGCTACTGGCGCAATATCACACTCTATTAGAAATTGTATCAGAGTTTTAAATTATGCAAAATTCAATCCTATTATAATTGAGAGTGCAGGTGCAGGGCAGACTGAGGTTTCAATATCTGATGTGTCTGATGTCACAATAGTTGTGTTTAATCCAAATACTGGTGATGACATACAGACCATTAAAGCTGGATTGACAGAGATTGGTGACATTTATCTTGTAAATAAATCTGATTTGCCTGGAGCATTACAGTTGTATGATGCTGTTAGAGATTATGTGGGATCTCATGATGCTAATCCACATGTATTGAAGACGTCAGCTAAAACGGGTAAGGGAATATCTGAATTAGTCACTATAATTCAATCTGTTTATGAAAAAAAGAAAGATAATCTGGGTGTAATACACATGAATCGTTTAAAAACAGAATTGCGGGATATTGTTTTAAATAATACACGTGAATTAATTGATTCAGTGTTAGACTCTAACGTTACATATCAAAAATATTTAGATATGGTGTTACGAAATAAACTAGATCCATTTAGCGCAGCTCAGAGAATCACAAAGACCTTGGTGAAGTAA
- a CDS encoding transcriptional regulator — protein sequence MLLPAEIESKTLIPALRAILARRLANKYKVKENLISKMLGVTQAAISNYIRGIRGDPKLIEKLLAEKQIAEMLEELAERLASDLAYTPSSLSKFIGLCNYIKSSLIICDIHHNLESDIDERVCKECESMLLKGPGAI from the coding sequence ATGCTTTTACCAGCAGAGATCGAGTCTAAAACATTAATCCCTGCGCTTCGCGCGATTTTGGCAAGAAGGTTGGCAAACAAGTATAAAGTAAAAGAAAATCTCATATCAAAAATGTTGGGAGTGACACAAGCTGCAATTAGTAATTATATCAGAGGAATCAGAGGCGATCCAAAGTTGATTGAAAAACTATTAGCAGAAAAACAGATTGCAGAGATGTTGGAGGAACTCGCAGAAAGATTAGCCTCAGATTTAGCATATACACCATCAAGTCTTTCAAAATTTATCGGATTATGCAATTATATCAAATCAAGTTTGATAATTTGTGACATACATCACAACTTGGAATCAGATATTGATGAACGGGTATGTAAAGAATGTGAAAGTATGTTGCTCAAAGGTCCCGGGGCAATCTAG
- a CDS encoding CTP synthase, with the protein MQTAKFIFVTGGVMSGLGKGITASSIAKLLQLDNYKTSCVKIDPYLNYDAGTMNPVAHGEVYVTEDGGECDMDLGNYERFLNQDMPKSHNITTAQVYSSVINDEREGKYLGACVQIIPHVTDEIKRRLYEIIEKEKLDILVVECGGTVGDIESLPFLEAMRQIRFEEGMQNSVFIHVTLAPILDVVGEQKSKPTQHSVQELRKIGIQPDYLAVRCKESLHENVKKKIALFSNVEEKDVLSCHDVESVFQVPQLLHKQGLTESIFKRFKQVNNRDLKKWEEWNGITDAMTKEYKQVKIALVGKYVSLTDSYVSVNQALSHACSSCDRMIKLDFIDSETIQDLNILAKYDGVVIPGGFGVRGFEGIINTAQYCMEKKIPYLGICFGFQLAIVAFGRKYCNLTDGNSTEIDKNTNHKIIDILPEQNGVTDMGGSLRLGGSQIKIKTDSRAQRIYGKEIIQKRHRHRYEFNTKYDDLFTKNGMIFSGNSMDGKRMEILEITDYPFFFATQFHPEFNSRPGYPEESFVEFIKIASN; encoded by the coding sequence ATGCAGACAGCAAAATTTATTTTTGTTACAGGCGGAGTAATGTCTGGACTTGGGAAAGGAATAACAGCATCATCAATTGCAAAACTTTTACAATTAGACAACTACAAAACATCTTGTGTAAAAATTGATCCCTACCTAAATTATGATGCAGGTACAATGAATCCTGTAGCTCATGGAGAAGTCTATGTGACAGAAGACGGCGGAGAGTGCGATATGGACTTGGGAAATTATGAGAGATTTTTAAATCAAGATATGCCAAAGTCGCATAATATTACAACTGCCCAAGTATACTCATCAGTCATTAATGATGAAAGAGAGGGGAAATATCTGGGGGCATGTGTACAGATTATTCCACATGTAACAGATGAGATTAAAAGAAGATTGTATGAAATAATTGAGAAAGAAAAATTGGATATTCTTGTCGTAGAGTGTGGTGGAACAGTTGGAGATATCGAGAGTTTGCCATTTTTAGAGGCCATGAGACAGATTAGGTTTGAGGAGGGTATGCAAAATTCAGTATTTATTCATGTTACGCTAGCACCAATACTAGATGTTGTCGGAGAACAAAAATCAAAACCCACACAGCATAGTGTGCAAGAGCTGCGTAAAATAGGAATTCAGCCAGATTACTTGGCAGTAAGATGCAAAGAGTCATTACATGAAAATGTGAAAAAAAAGATTGCTTTATTTTCTAATGTGGAAGAAAAAGATGTTTTATCATGTCATGATGTTGAATCAGTTTTTCAAGTTCCACAATTATTACATAAACAAGGCTTAACAGAATCAATTTTTAAAAGATTCAAACAGGTGAATAATAGAGATTTGAAAAAATGGGAAGAGTGGAATGGAATTACAGATGCAATGACCAAAGAGTATAAACAAGTAAAAATTGCTCTAGTTGGAAAATATGTTAGTCTTACAGATAGTTATGTCAGTGTCAATCAAGCATTGAGTCATGCATGTTCTAGTTGTGATAGAATGATAAAATTAGATTTTATAGATTCAGAGACAATACAAGATCTCAATATATTGGCAAAGTATGATGGTGTGGTAATACCAGGAGGATTCGGAGTTCGAGGATTTGAGGGAATCATAAACACAGCTCAGTATTGTATGGAAAAGAAAATACCATATCTAGGAATTTGTTTTGGATTTCAGCTTGCAATAGTTGCATTTGGTAGAAAGTATTGTAATTTAACAGACGGTAATTCTACTGAAATAGATAAAAATACAAATCATAAGATTATAGACATACTACCTGAGCAAAACGGTGTGACAGATATGGGAGGCTCACTAAGGCTAGGCGGTAGTCAAATTAAGATAAAGACAGATTCAAGGGCACAGAGAATCTATGGAAAAGAAATTATTCAAAAAAGACACAGACACAGATATGAATTTAACACAAAATATGATGATTTATTTACAAAAAACGGAATGATTTTCTCTGGAAATAGTATGGATGGAAAGAGGATGGAGATTTTAGAAATTACAGATTATCCATTCTTTTTTGCTACACAATTTCATCCCGAATTTAATAGTAGACCAGGGTATCCTGAAGAGTCATTTGTAGAATTTATAAAAATCGCATCAAATTAA
- a CDS encoding sugar kinase, with the protein MKVGIYESKILHTREIEEILAQHNIESFRVTTSNIKSDYIITLGGDRGLRNYFHDVVHLATPILGIAESDSNEIITQISLKNFHTLLPRLKKKNYHTEHVPSIDVTIDDKNTFHVLNDFAIFPSKSAVMMEHTLSINDQNVWHDSGDGIIVSTPLGSSAYSMSAGGPMLFQDSKVFGIVPVNSIDVTRRPLVVSDSSTVLIDDIYSSIHCDVVLDGIRRVVVKNKVVCTKSTPRHLVRFDKKATTISVLAKKVQLADDLLKMPPSFKLLLKTLEYEGQLTKKELSAKTLLPDRTIRLALSHLVSKGYIRRKLSQRDGRQRIYETIL; encoded by the coding sequence GTGAAAGTTGGTATATACGAATCAAAGATTCTTCATACTAGAGAGATTGAAGAAATTCTTGCTCAACATAATATTGAATCATTTAGAGTGACCACATCTAACATTAAATCTGATTATATAATTACACTCGGTGGTGATCGAGGTTTACGTAACTATTTTCATGATGTTGTACACTTGGCAACACCAATTTTAGGAATAGCTGAATCTGACAGTAATGAAATTATAACTCAAATATCTTTGAAAAATTTTCATACACTTTTACCACGTTTGAAAAAAAAAAATTACCATACTGAACATGTTCCATCTATTGATGTGACTATTGATGACAAGAATACGTTTCATGTACTAAATGATTTTGCTATATTTCCATCTAAAAGCGCAGTTATGATGGAACACACTCTGAGTATAAACGACCAAAATGTATGGCATGATAGTGGTGATGGAATAATAGTGTCTACCCCACTGGGATCCTCTGCATACTCTATGTCTGCTGGCGGTCCAATGTTATTTCAAGACTCTAAAGTATTTGGCATCGTTCCTGTAAATTCTATTGATGTGACGAGAAGACCTCTTGTGGTATCTGATTCTAGTACTGTTTTGATTGATGATATCTACTCTTCAATTCATTGTGATGTAGTACTAGATGGAATACGTCGTGTTGTTGTAAAAAATAAAGTTGTGTGTACAAAATCCACACCACGACATTTAGTACGTTTTGATAAAAAAGCTACTACCATATCTGTACTCGCTAAAAAAGTCCAACTAGCAGATGATTTATTGAAAATGCCCCCCAGTTTCAAACTTTTACTTAAAACATTAGAGTATGAAGGCCAATTAACTAAAAAAGAATTATCTGCAAAAACCCTACTTCCTGACAGAACAATACGCCTTGCTTTGAGCCATCTAGTATCTAAAGGATATATTCGACGTAAATTGTCACAACGTGATGGCAGACAGAGGATTTATGAAACTATACTATGA
- a CDS encoding PfkB family carbohydrate kinase, with protein MTKSLSVYSHCTLDSISLHDGSFEHAGGSACYCGITAHNLGVDVNLYTKFGPDFKSTIFDNYNITLKDSTSTVNTTRFKLLINNYTRTLYVLNRCEPITSVCQDSDGILVSPVLDEISPELLADVKKKSNFIFLDPQGFNRNVDSNNVVSYVNKIPDLSDITAVRVDSNFYNDITDTKPLQKKNVKFILFIDPQNISMLTGDRVYSMSFPNISVIDTTGAGDIFCSSFASTYLNEKDELWALCFAAGARQAALDSRKIGLDKIPKRKIIETNAVYFYNTIKFRHV; from the coding sequence ATGACTAAATCACTATCTGTTTACTCACATTGTACTCTGGATTCTATATCTCTGCATGACGGTTCATTTGAACACGCTGGTGGTTCTGCATGTTATTGTGGGATTACTGCTCACAACTTGGGTGTAGATGTAAATCTATACACAAAATTCGGTCCAGATTTTAAATCTACAATATTTGATAATTACAACATTACCCTCAAAGATTCTACATCTACAGTCAATACTACAAGATTCAAATTATTAATTAATAATTATACAAGGACACTGTATGTTTTGAATCGTTGTGAACCAATAACTTCTGTGTGTCAAGATAGTGATGGAATACTTGTCAGTCCAGTTTTAGATGAAATATCCCCCGAATTACTCGCTGATGTTAAAAAGAAATCAAACTTTATATTTCTTGATCCTCAAGGTTTTAACCGTAATGTAGATTCGAATAATGTTGTCTCATATGTGAATAAAATACCTGATCTCTCTGATATTACTGCTGTAAGGGTAGATTCTAATTTCTATAATGACATAACTGATACCAAACCTTTACAAAAAAAAAATGTTAAATTTATTTTATTTATTGATCCACAAAACATATCAATGTTAACTGGAGATCGTGTATACTCTATGTCGTTTCCTAATATTTCAGTAATAGATACTACTGGAGCCGGTGATATCTTTTGCTCATCTTTTGCCTCCACATATCTGAATGAAAAGGATGAATTATGGGCCTTGTGTTTTGCGGCAGGTGCAAGACAGGCTGCATTGGATTCAAGAAAAATAGGTCTTGATAAGATACCTAAACGCAAAATAATTGAAACCAATGCCGTCTACTTTTATAATACTATAAAATTTAGACATGTCTAA
- a CDS encoding 30S ribosomal protein S26e, producing the protein MPLKRASRGRKKGGKGSSGFVQCTNCGQTVPKDKTKKVTSRLNLVEHTLAKELRASGAYIATPKILKWYCISCAIHFGILKIKSESSRRQRGRLR; encoded by the coding sequence ATGCCATTAAAACGTGCTAGTAGAGGAAGGAAAAAAGGAGGAAAGGGGTCTTCAGGATTTGTACAGTGTACAAACTGCGGACAGACAGTACCAAAAGATAAGACAAAAAAAGTGACGTCTAGATTAAATCTTGTAGAGCACACACTAGCAAAAGAATTACGTGCTAGTGGAGCATATATTGCAACACCGAAAATTCTAAAATGGTATTGTATTTCATGTGCAATTCATTTTGGCATATTAAAAATTAAATCAGAGTCATCAAGAAGACAACGTGGAAGATTACGTTAG
- a CDS encoding CDP-alcohol phosphatidyltransferase family protein, protein MLNNMRDSLSPALEKIGRGFAKTKLPATFWTIVGLVIALVSGIVYGFDVQSSLLLGGVLLLVSGFFDIVDGQVARITKTTTKSGAFLDSIFDKIAEVVIFIGILVGQLAEPILVILALSLSLLVSYTRSRAESLGIMLQGVGIGERAERLLVIALVGIVGSIVGVMDVMNYAMIIICIIAGITFIQRIIISAKKLD, encoded by the coding sequence ATGCTCAATAATATGCGTGATTCGTTATCACCAGCACTTGAAAAGATTGGCCGAGGATTTGCAAAAACAAAATTACCTGCAACATTTTGGACTATTGTCGGACTTGTAATTGCACTTGTGTCTGGTATTGTATATGGATTTGATGTACAATCGTCTCTACTTTTAGGTGGTGTTTTGCTACTTGTTTCCGGATTCTTTGACATTGTAGATGGTCAAGTGGCTAGAATCACCAAAACCACGACAAAGAGTGGTGCGTTTTTAGATTCTATATTTGATAAAATTGCCGAAGTTGTAATTTTTATAGGTATTCTAGTTGGACAGTTGGCCGAACCAATACTAGTGATTCTTGCATTATCGTTGTCTCTTCTAGTAAGTTACACTCGTTCACGTGCAGAATCTTTAGGAATAATGTTGCAAGGTGTTGGAATAGGTGAGCGTGCAGAACGACTACTTGTAATTGCACTTGTAGGAATTGTTGGATCCATTGTCGGTGTTATGGATGTAATGAATTATGCCATGATCATAATATGTATAATTGCAGGAATAACTTTTATTCAAAGAATAATTATCTCTGCTAAAAAACTAGACTAA
- the speB gene encoding agmatinase, whose translation MSFLDLYTSGDPLLTSSETGNPTATVLGIPFDSTHSYLPGTRFGPNAIRESFNNIEIFHPKFGVDLEKVQIDDLGNLNHTVVATEMLEMTSKTVSSILDTKKSKNLFILGGEHLLTLGVYNSMPPNTGFIVFDAHYDLRDEYAGTPLNHASYLRRLVEKHGSENIIHVGARAFVHEELEFLKTNNIKTITDDDIRDNKATKLLTDMSSVFDSVYTSFDLDVIDPGFAPGVGNPEAVGVTPRELFDLIYSLQERNIIGTDIVELNPLRDNGSTSSIAVKILSTILAMNI comes from the coding sequence ATGAGTTTTCTAGATCTATACACCAGTGGAGATCCTTTATTGACCAGCTCTGAGACTGGTAATCCTACTGCCACCGTTCTGGGCATTCCTTTTGACTCTACCCATTCTTATCTACCAGGTACACGTTTTGGACCAAATGCAATAAGAGAGTCATTTAACAATATTGAAATTTTTCATCCAAAATTTGGTGTGGATTTAGAAAAAGTTCAGATAGATGACTTGGGAAATCTAAATCATACTGTAGTTGCAACTGAAATGTTGGAGATGACTAGCAAAACAGTATCTAGTATTCTTGATACAAAAAAATCTAAAAACCTATTCATACTTGGTGGCGAGCATTTACTGACCCTTGGAGTTTATAATAGCATGCCGCCTAACACTGGTTTTATTGTGTTCGATGCGCATTATGATTTAAGAGATGAATATGCTGGAACTCCACTTAACCATGCATCGTATCTGAGAAGATTAGTAGAGAAACACGGTTCAGAGAATATTATTCATGTTGGTGCTAGGGCATTTGTTCATGAAGAGTTGGAATTTCTAAAAACAAATAATATTAAAACTATTACTGATGATGATATTCGAGATAATAAAGCAACTAAATTGTTAACTGATATGAGTAGTGTCTTTGATTCTGTGTATACTAGTTTTGATTTAGATGTTATTGATCCAGGATTTGCACCTGGTGTTGGAAATCCTGAAGCAGTTGGTGTTACACCAAGAGAGTTGTTTGACTTGATATATTCTTTGCAAGAAAGAAACATTATAGGTACAGACATTGTTGAACTCAATCCATTACGTGATAATGGTTCGACATCCTCTATTGCAGTGAAAATTTTGTCTACCATTCTAGCTATGAATATTTAA
- a CDS encoding threonine--tRNA ligase, giving the protein MQILAQHCDSIQYLPIKQEIKIADNIEPKEVNLQDLVVAFISVESGDDNSTAKTASHDIIAYMQKLGCTRLLLYPFAHLSSNLAKPSAVLPILDTLMEHLSEVETHKAPFGWNKSYTIKVKGHPLAEHSIHIVGGIPDREPDSVESSAMASESKLSSSWYILTPEGIMIPVSDFNFAKYTNLEKLAKYESLKKRGTSQRPPHIELMRRLSIAGHEPASDQGNIRFYPNGRLIKSQIERYVTERVKKYGGYEVETPIMYDVNHPALLKYFNRFPARQYNITSDNKSLFLRFAACFGQFLMAHDFQMSYKNLPYRLYELTRYSFRREQSGELVGLKRLRAFTMPDCHAFCRDLPQAISEIEKRFDLSQDVLNNLGIAPDKYEMAVRLTHDFYNDNKTLVNDLVKKHGKPILVEMWDDKFFYFVLKWEFNYIDEFGKASALSTDQIDVENGDLFGIKFIDENNNPQTPLILHNSPSGAIERVIFVLLEMAAQDAKRGTRPQLPLWMAPTQVRLIPLSENFVDFCDDLANKLSHENIRVDLDDRIQSIGKRIRDAEREWVRYLLVIGDKEVSSDDLSVRDRTSGNILTIKLDDFIKKIQDEIGDKPRVALNQPRLLSMRPQTAV; this is encoded by the coding sequence ATGCAAATCCTAGCACAACACTGTGATTCCATTCAATACTTGCCCATAAAACAAGAAATAAAAATTGCCGATAATATTGAACCGAAGGAAGTAAATCTACAAGATCTTGTGGTAGCATTTATCAGTGTGGAGAGTGGCGATGATAACTCTACTGCAAAAACTGCCTCACATGATATTATTGCATACATGCAAAAACTTGGATGTACACGTTTACTCTTGTATCCTTTTGCCCATCTTAGCTCAAACTTGGCAAAACCATCTGCAGTCTTGCCAATACTTGACACACTAATGGAACATCTCTCTGAGGTAGAAACCCACAAAGCTCCATTTGGATGGAACAAATCTTACACCATCAAGGTTAAAGGTCATCCACTAGCGGAACACTCTATACACATTGTTGGAGGAATACCTGACAGAGAACCTGATTCTGTTGAATCTAGCGCCATGGCCTCTGAATCCAAATTATCTTCTTCATGGTATATTCTTACTCCTGAGGGTATCATGATACCAGTTTCAGATTTTAATTTTGCAAAATATACCAATCTTGAAAAACTAGCAAAATATGAATCATTAAAGAAACGTGGCACATCTCAACGCCCACCTCATATTGAATTGATGAGACGATTATCCATAGCTGGACATGAACCTGCATCCGATCAGGGTAATATTAGATTCTATCCAAATGGCAGATTAATTAAATCTCAAATTGAACGATACGTGACTGAAAGAGTCAAAAAATATGGTGGATATGAAGTTGAAACTCCAATAATGTATGATGTGAATCATCCTGCTCTTTTAAAATATTTTAATCGGTTTCCTGCTAGACAGTATAATATAACTTCGGATAACAAAAGCCTCTTTCTGCGTTTTGCTGCATGCTTTGGTCAATTTCTCATGGCACACGATTTTCAAATGTCATACAAAAATTTACCATATCGTCTGTATGAACTAACTCGTTATAGCTTTCGAAGAGAGCAATCCGGTGAATTGGTAGGGCTCAAACGATTACGTGCATTTACAATGCCTGACTGCCATGCGTTTTGTAGAGATTTACCACAGGCAATCTCTGAAATTGAAAAACGCTTTGATTTATCACAAGATGTATTGAATAATCTTGGCATTGCACCTGATAAATATGAGATGGCCGTTAGACTTACACATGATTTCTACAATGATAATAAAACACTAGTAAATGATCTTGTAAAAAAACATGGAAAACCCATACTTGTAGAGATGTGGGATGACAAGTTTTTTTATTTTGTGTTGAAATGGGAATTTAACTACATAGATGAATTTGGCAAGGCCTCTGCATTATCTACTGATCAAATTGATGTAGAGAATGGTGATTTATTTGGAATAAAATTTATTGATGAAAACAACAACCCTCAGACACCATTAATTTTACACAATTCTCCATCAGGGGCAATTGAGAGGGTAATCTTTGTTTTGCTTGAAATGGCAGCTCAAGATGCAAAGAGGGGTACTAGACCTCAACTACCTTTGTGGATGGCCCCCACTCAGGTCCGCCTCATACCCTTATCTGAAAACTTTGTAGATTTTTGTGATGATCTGGCCAACAAATTATCACATGAAAATATACGCGTTGATTTAGATGATCGAATACAAAGTATTGGGAAACGTATACGTGATGCAGAGAGGGAATGGGTTCGATACTTGTTGGTTATTGGAGACAAAGAGGTATCATCTGATGATCTGAGCGTGAGGGATAGGACATCAGGTAACATCTTGACTATAAAACTTGATGATTTTATAAAAAAAATCCAAGATGAAATTGGTGATAAGCCTAGAGTCGCTCTGAACCAGCCCCGGCTCTTATCTATGAGACCACAAACGGCGGTATAA
- a CDS encoding winged helix-turn-helix domain-containing protein, translating into MAKIPPLRLKKYDTTQKIMETLTDSESRVIVFSIIKSAKAASDIATKYNIPQSTVYKKLKELEDLGLIRVDEYNITDSGRKYKMYKSVIRQAVITISGIEPSLKITSN; encoded by the coding sequence ATGGCAAAGATTCCACCACTACGATTAAAGAAATATGACACAACACAGAAGATCATGGAGACTTTAACAGACAGTGAGTCAAGAGTGATTGTATTCAGTATTATAAAATCAGCAAAAGCTGCATCAGATATAGCAACAAAGTACAACATTCCTCAAAGTACAGTGTATAAAAAATTAAAAGAGTTGGAGGATTTGGGATTGATCAGAGTAGACGAATATAACATCACAGATAGTGGGAGAAAATATAAAATGTATAAAAGTGTGATAAGACAAGCAGTGATTACCATTTCAGGAATAGAACCATCACTAAAAATCACATCGAATTAG